The Planktothrix agardhii NIES-204 genomic interval CACCGCCTGAATCATGCGTTGGGCGGATGCGGCAAAACCATCCACTCCAAATCGCTCCATGTAGAAATCGTTATATTTCCATTCTGGGCCCCCCCAACTGAAGGGACGCCCTCCGACTACGGTTAATTGCAAATCGGGAAAGTCCCGTTTTCCATAGCCGACATGATCTTCCCCGATTAAATCCAGTTGTTCTTGGACACGATCTTCGGTTGTCCGGTTATAGGGGCATTTTTGACGTCCCCAGTTGGTGGCGGTGTACCAGGCGTCATGGTTGCCAAAAGCGACGGCTTTGGGGGTATCCACGGCGGCGATGGTTTTGACGACATCCACCGCCTCATTGCCAAAATCCCCCACAAATAGGACTAAATCAACCTCTAAAGACTTCAATGCCAGGGCGTCCGCCTGTTCCCATTGATCATGAACGTCTCCAACAACGGCAATTTTCAGGGGTTTGGTATTCACAGGGATGATAGTTTCAAAGCTTCCTCACCTAGAATAAGCAATTTTGGGGCAACCGTGAATCCCCTTTTTTGGTGAATTCAACTATAATTAAACTACCCTGAACAATATTGAGAGTTCTGATAAGGTTCTATGTTTACATCCACCCTTCCCGCGACAAACCGTTCGACTGTTGCCGATTTACCCGAGGATTTGTTTGCAGCGATTCAAGAGCTTAAACAAAAATTGAACGCGGTTATTTTGGCGCATTACTATCAAGATCCTGATATTCAAGATATTGCTGATTATATTGGGGATTCCCTGGGACTGGCGCGACAAGCGGCGCAGACCGATGCTGATGTGATTGTTTTTGCTGGGGTTCACTTTATGGCAGAAACGGCTAAAATTTTGAATCCTGATAAGTTGGTGTTGTTACCGGATTTGGATGCGGGGTGTTCCTTGGCCGAAAGTTGTCCCCCCGATGCTTTTGCTCAATTTAAAGCCCAATATCCTGATCATATTGTGGTGTCTTATATTAATTGTACCGCCGAAATTAAGGCGATGAGTGATATTATTTGCACCAGTTCTAATGCGGTGGAGCTTGTTCGGCAAATTCCTGAAAATCAGCCGATTATTTTTGCGCCCGATCGCAATTTGGGCCGATATGTGATGACAGAAACGGGACGGGAAATGGTATTATGGGAAGGAGCTTGTATGGTGCATGAAAACTTTTCCCAGAAGAAGTTAGTGCAGCTAAAAATTGAACATCCTGAAGCGGAAATTATTGCCCATCCTGAATGTGAACTTCCGGTTTTAGACCAGGCGGATTATATTGGTTCCACTACGGCATTATTAAACTATGTCAAAAGTAGTCCTAAGTTAAGTTTTATTGTGGCAACCGAGCCCGGAATTATTCATCAAATGGAAAAAGAAACCCAGGGAAAATCTTTTATTCCTGCCCCGCCCATGAGTAATTGTGCTTGTAATGAATGCCCGCACATGAGGTTAAATACCTTAGAAAAACTTTATTTAGCGATGAAAAATTGTTCTCCAGAAATTACCCTTTCTGAAGAAATCCGAATTGCCGCTTTACGTCCGATTCAAAGAATGTTAGAAATGAGTCAAAATATTAATGTTTCCAAAGGATAGGAAGGAATCAGCAAAATTATAATTTTTGTCAAAATTGTAATATTCTATGGTAGGAGTTTGTTCTCTAAACCCGATTGAGGTCTAGTTTAGAGAGTGAACTCCTACATTTTTTTTCAGGAATCACTTATGATTGCAATATAAAACCTAGATCAAAAATCTCTTTCTTAAGATCAAACGGATAAATTTATCATGGATAAACATTTAATTATTTTCACCCGTTATCCCGAACCAGGAAAAACAAAAACCAGATTAATTCCGGTTGTGGGAGAAATTGGAGCGGCAAATTTACATCGTCAAATGACGGAAAAAACCCTAAATACAGTCCGAAAATTACAAAAAATAGAGCCTTTATCTATTGAAATTAGATTTACTGGAGGCAATTTAGATGTGATGCAAAATTGGTTAGGGGCAGATTTAATTTATGATGCCCAAAGTTTTGGGGATTTGGGAAATCGGATGGGAAAGGCATTTCAAATGGCATTTTATGAGGAAAAAACCCAGATTATGATGATTGGCACCGATTGCCCAGAATTAACTGTTGATATTTTATATCAAGGATTTAAGCTATTGCAAGATCATGATATTGTGGTCGGCCCTGCTAAAGATGGGGGATATTATTTAATTGGTTTAAAGAGTTATATTCCTGAATTATTTAAAGATATTCCTTGGGGTACAGCAACGGTTTGTGATATCACCCTCAATATTTGTGAAACCTTGAATTTATCCGTCGGTAAATTACCTGTATTATTAGATATTGATCGTCCTGAAGATTTAGTTTTTACTGAATTTAGCAATGAACAATTAGGGTATTATGGCCTGTGATGCCCATTTCCTAGAGATTGAGATTAAAGACAGACTCCCCAAAACCTAAGTAATCTGGGATGATGGAGGGAGTATTCTGCGGCTGTGTCATTCTAAATTAATACTGGGACTATTCGTGAGGCTAATGATATGGAGGTTGATGAATTATTAAAACGCTATGCAGAAGGAGAGCGCCTATTTCGAGCCGTTAGCCTCGTCGGAGTGGATTTAAGGGGTGTTGACCTCCGGGAAGCCACGATTGCTCGGGCTAACTTGGAAAATACCTCCTTCGTGGGGGCGAACTTAATTGGGATAAATTTTCGAGAAACTAAGTTTACGGGTGTTGACTTCACCGATGCGGATTTAAGCGATGTTAACTTAATTGGGAGCTATTTAGGCGATACCAAGTTCAATCGAGCCAACTTAAGCGGGTCGAGTTTGCGCGGGTCTTCTTCCAAAAATGTTAGCTTCACTCAAGCTAATCTCACCGAAGCTAACCTGACGGAATCGAATTTTGCCAGTGCTAATTTTGTGGGCGCGAATTTAACCCACGCTACCCTAGTCCGAACTAATTTGATGAAAGCTAATCTCACCGGAGCGATTTTAGAAAGCGCTAACCTAACCAACGTGATTATGCGAGAAAGCATCCTAGAAGGGGCAAATTTAACGAATGCGACCCTGAGTGGGGGAATGATGATTGGGGCTAATTTTCATGAAGCGGATTTAACCCGAGTCACGATGATTGGGGCTGATTTAAGCGAAGCTAACCTGAGTGAAGCCAACTTTCGAGGGGCAAATGTAACTTGGACAACTTTACGCGGGGCTAATATGAGCCGAGCTAGACTCTACCGCACTAAATTATCCTGGTCTAATTTGAGTGGTGTTAATCTGATTGAAGCGATTATGATTGATACTAAATTAGATCAAGCAAATTTGAGAGATGCGGATACCCGAGGTGCAATTTTACCGAATAAATAATGGATAGGTTCTGTGCAAATACAATCAACCATTGATTCTCAAGAACTGTTGCGTCGTTATTTAGCTGGAGAACGAGATTTTAACCATATTAACTTGATTGGTGCCCATCTATGTCAAGTCAATTTGGTTGGGGCTAATTTAATCGGAGCCTCCTTAGATCGGGCAGATTTAACTAGGGCTATACTTCATGAACTGTTCCCAGTCAGACTTTCTGAATCTCCTTAAATCCTAGTTTTTTAAGGTTTTAAATTTCCATATTTCAACATTTTAGAATAAATAAAACAACCCTTTTTTTTATTGCCAATTCAAGGTAAAATAGAAGTATAGAGTTTTTTGTGAATTAGCCACTATGATGCTGAAAGCTAGAGATATTATGACCGCCGAGGTGGTCACCATCAAGGGTTCCGCCACCGTTGCCGAAGCCTTTGAACAAATGAGTACTCTGTGTTTACGCGCCTTGATTGTTGAACGCCGTTATCCACAGGATGCTTATGGAATCGTCACCGAGACCGATATTGTTTATAAAGTCACCGCCTACGGCAAAGATCCTAAAAAAATCCGGGTTTATGAAATTATGACTAAACCTTGTATTTCCGTCAATCCTGACCTGGGTGTGGAATATGTAGCTCGACTTTTTGCTCAAACTAAAATTCGTCGCGCT includes:
- a CDS encoding metallophosphoesterase → MNTKPLKIAVVGDVHDQWEQADALALKSLEVDLVLFVGDFGNEAVDVVKTIAAVDTPKAVAFGNHDAWYTATNWGRQKCPYNRTTEDRVQEQLDLIGEDHVGYGKRDFPDLQLTVVGGRPFSWGGPEWKYNDFYMERFGVDGFAASAQRMIQAVETATFDRILFLSHNGPTGLGEAAEAPCGKDWNPMGGDYGDPDFAQAIAHARTLGKTIPLVAFGHMHHHLRHTKTRQRQRLVTSTEGTVYLNSACVSRIRETPQGKQRNFSLVSLDQNQVSEVSLVWVGKDFQVVETELLSRRLAQSSSML
- a CDS encoding quinolinate synthetase, whose product is MFTSTLPATNRSTVADLPEDLFAAIQELKQKLNAVILAHYYQDPDIQDIADYIGDSLGLARQAAQTDADVIVFAGVHFMAETAKILNPDKLVLLPDLDAGCSLAESCPPDAFAQFKAQYPDHIVVSYINCTAEIKAMSDIICTSSNAVELVRQIPENQPIIFAPDRNLGRYVMTETGREMVLWEGACMVHENFSQKKLVQLKIEHPEAEIIAHPECELPVLDQADYIGSTTALLNYVKSSPKLSFIVATEPGIIHQMEKETQGKSFIPAPPMSNCACNECPHMRLNTLEKLYLAMKNCSPEITLSEEIRIAALRPIQRMLEMSQNINVSKG
- a CDS encoding pentapeptide repeat-containing protein; this translates as MEVDELLKRYAEGERLFRAVSLVGVDLRGVDLREATIARANLENTSFVGANLIGINFRETKFTGVDFTDADLSDVNLIGSYLGDTKFNRANLSGSSLRGSSSKNVSFTQANLTEANLTESNFASANFVGANLTHATLVRTNLMKANLTGAILESANLTNVIMRESILEGANLTNATLSGGMMIGANFHEADLTRVTMIGADLSEANLSEANFRGANVTWTTLRGANMSRARLYRTKLSWSNLSGVNLIEAIMIDTKLDQANLRDADTRGAILPNK
- a CDS encoding pentapeptide repeat protein produces the protein MQIQSTIDSQELLRRYLAGERDFNHINLIGAHLCQVNLVGANLIGASLDRADLTRAILHELFPVRLSESP